In a genomic window of Brassica rapa cultivar Chiifu-401-42 chromosome A10, CAAS_Brap_v3.01, whole genome shotgun sequence:
- the LOC103845633 gene encoding protein TIFY 3B has product MTMVKVEEEARASVEGGCGVGGEEIGGNGTVHGSIAGSVAGEGAEKPIHGAGCIEVPSSEPDAPTTRPNQLTIFFGGKVRVFDGIPADKIQEIIRIAAAAAKSIETKNSANTSPVASPALNRAPSLSSTSNAAASPAAQSFPVHPISFCRSAADLPIARRHSLQRFLEKRRDRLVSKNPYPASDKKTDVPRDDASIKEEYPTA; this is encoded by the exons ATGACCATGGTTAAGGTTGAAGAGGAGGCACGAGCTTCCGTCGAAGGTGGATGCGGTGTTGGCGGAGAGGAGATCGGCGGTAACGGCACCGTGCATGGTTCCATCGCCGGATCTGTCGCCGGAGAAGGTGCTGAGAAACCAATTCACGGAGCTGg GTGCATCGAAGTGCCTTCCTCTGAGCCAGATGCTCCAACGACCCGTCCTAATCAGCTTACTATCTTCTTTGGTGGGAAAGTTCGCGTCTTTGATGGGATTCCAGCAGACAAG ATTCAAGAAATCATCCGTATTGCCGCTGCTGCTGCTAAATCCATAGAGACAAAGAACTCTGCGAACACCAGTCCTGTCGCTTCTCCAGCACTGAACAGAGCTCCTTCTCTCTCAAGCACATCCAATGCAGCAGCTTCGCCAGCTGCTCAGTCATTTCCCGTTCACCCTATTTCATTCTGCAGATCTGCTGCTG ATCTACCAATTGCAAGGAGGCATTCGCTTCAACGATTCCTTGAGAAGAGACGTGACAG attggTCAGCAAGAACCCGTACCCTGCTTCAGACAAGAAGACAGATGTCCCAAGGGACGATGCCTCTATTAAGGAGGAGTATCCGACTGCTTAG
- the LOC103845635 gene encoding E3 ubiquitin-protein ligase RHA1B, translating to MSFFIEDSGLIVTQLLYQMAVLITLLRWIFTWILRYRSRSTSSSSSSTPPISSQTIKESLAVTTFRDAADRSPELISDTCAVCLGDLEDGDEVRELRNCSHVFHRECIDRWLDYECCGGDDNDGEEDNHRTCPLCRTPLLAANTSPCADWPVKNEPSWAVERLLYLFGDDLLV from the coding sequence ATGAGCTTCTTCATCGAAGATTCTGGTCTCATCGTCACACAACTTCTCTACCAAATGGCTGTCTTAATCACCCTCTTGAGATGGATCTTTACTTGGATCTTACGCTACCGATCCAGATctacctcctcctcttcttcatctaCTCCTCCGATCTCGTCACAAACCATCAAAGAGAGCCTCGCCGTGACGACGTTCCGCGACGCCGCGGATCGGTCTCCGGAACTGATCAGCGACACTTGCGCGGTGTGTCTTGGAGATCTGGAAGACGGAGATGAGGTCAGAGAGCTCAGAAACTGCAGCCACGTGTTCCACCGAGAGTGTATCGACAGGTGGCTGGACTACGAGTGCTGCGGCGGAGATGATAACGACGGCGAGGAAGATAACCACCGCACGTGCCCTCTTTGTAGAACTCCGCTTCTTGCTGCTAATACGTCGCCGTGTGCGGATTGGCCGGTTAAGAACGAACCTAGCTGGGCCGTTGAGCGGCTTCTCTACCTCTTCGGAGATGATCTTCTTGTctga
- the LOC103846196 gene encoding protein DETOXIFICATION 50: MGVESICFPAFRAKRYNLVRATIQRGIILLLFTSLPVSLLWINTKKILEMLKQDEDLAAEAHIFLLYSVPDLLVESFLHPLRAYLKIQSKTLPLSICTAIANILHLPITFLLVQYLGFGMKGIALSGVLSNFNLVVFLVIYIAFLEEKQSSEEEVLEESYEDSLREWKKLLVLTIPIPIEMIMAFWFWFGFQGLWLGMLAAHMACLIGRMVATCMTNWELEAARARELTAVDGGSTGDGVDVEAGKVIILLSFKIIKVLKFLHTN, translated from the coding sequence ATGGGCGTCGAATCAATCTGCTTTCCAGCGTTCCGTGCAAAACGCTATAACCTCGTCCGAGCTACAATCCAGCGAGGAatcatcctcctcctcttcaCATCTCTCCCTGTTTCACTTCTTTGGATTAACACCAAGAAAATCCTTGAAATGTTGAAACAGGACGAGGATCTCGCGGCTGAAGCTCACATCTTTCTGCTTTACTCTGTTCCTGATCTCCTCGTTGAATCTTTCTTACACCCACTGAGAGCTTATCTCAAGATCCAGTCAAAGACTCTGCCTTTATCAATCTGCACAGCGATCGCGAATATTCTCCACTTACCCATCACGTTTCTCCTCGTGCAGTATCTCGGGTTTGGTATGAAAGGTATCGCCTTGAGTGGTGTCTTGTCAAATTTCAACCTTGTCGTCTTTCTCGTCATCTACATCGCTTTCTTGGAAGAGAAGCAAAGTAGCGAGGAGGAGGTTTTAGAGGAGTCTTATGAAGATAGTTTGAGAGAATGGAAGAAGTTGCTCGTTCTTACGATACCCATACCGATTGAGATGATTATGgcattttggttttggttcgggttccaGGGACTTTGGCTCGGGATGCTCGCGGCGCACATGGCGTGTTTGATTGGTAGGATGGTGGCAACGTGTATGACTAATTGGGAATTGGAGGCGGCAAGGGCTAGGGAGCTCACGGCGGTGGATGGAGGAAGCACCGGTGATGGCGTTGACGTGGAGGCTGGGAAGGTTATTATACTCCTaagtttcaaaataattaaggTTTTAAAGTTTTTGCATACCAATTAG
- the LOC103845634 gene encoding T-complex protein 1 subunit beta, whose amino-acid sequence MPIDKIFKDDASEEKGERARMASFIGAMAIADLVKSTLGPKGMDKILQSTGRGHSVTVTNDGATILKSLHIDNPAAKVLVDISKVQDDEVGDGTTSVVVLAGELLREAEKLVTAKIHPMTIIAGYRMAAECARDALLKRVIDNKENAEKFRSDLMKIAMTTLCSKILSQDKEHFAEMAVDAVFRLKGSTNLEAIQIIKKPGGSLRDSFLDEGFILDKKIGIGQPKRIENAKILVANTAMDTDKVKIYGARVRVDSMTKVAEIEGAEKEKMKDKVNKILAHGINCFVNRQLIYNFPEELFADAGVLAIEHADFEGIERLGLVTGGEIASTFDNPESVKLGHCKLIEEIMIGEDKLIHFSGVEMGQACSIVLRGASHHVLDEAERSLHDALCVLSQTVNDSRVLLGGGWPEMVMAKEVDELARKTAGKKSHAIEAFSRALVAIPTTIADNAGLDSAELVAQLRAEHHNEGCNAGIDVISGAVGDMEERGIYEAFKVKQAVLLSATEAAEMILRVDEIITCAPRRREDRM is encoded by the exons ATGCCG ATCGATAAGATCTTCAAAGATGACGCTAGTGAGGAGAAAGGAGAACGTGCTAGGATG gcatCGTTTATTGGTGCGATGGCTATAGCTGATCTTGTCAAGTCTACCTTAGGACCCAAGGGAATG GATAAAATCTTGCAATCTACTGGTAGAGGTCACTCGGTTACAGTCACTAACGATGGTGCGACTATTCTCAAGTCACTTCACATTGACAATCCCGCTGCTAAAGTTCTTGTTG ACATTTCGAAAGTTCAAGATGATGAGGTTGGTGATGGGACTACTTCTGTTGTTGTTTTGGCTGGGGAGCTTCTTAGGGAAGCTGAAAAGCTTGTTACGGCTAAGATCCACCCCATGACGATCATAGCAG GTTACCGAATGGCTGCCGAATGTGCTCGTGATGCTTTACTGAAAAGAGTTATTGATAATAAAGAGAATGCAG AGAAGTTTAGGTCAGATTTGATGAAGATTGCAATGACTACGTTATGCTCTAAAATTCTCTCGCAAGACAAGGAACACTTTGCAGAAATGGCCGTGGATGCTGTTTTCAGGCTAAAG GGAAGCACAAACTTGGAAGCTATTCAAATCATCAAAAAACCAGGAGGTTCCTTGAGGGATTCCTTTTTGGATGAAGG ATTTATTCTTGACAAGAAGATCGGAATCGGGCAGCCAAAGCGCATAGAGAATGCAAAGATCTTGGTAGCGAACACTGCAATGGACACTGATAAAGTGAAAATATACGGTGCACGTGTCCGTGTTGATTCCATGACCAAGGTTGCTGAGATTGAAGGGGCTGAGAAGGAAAAGATGAAAGACAAGGTGAACAAGATCCTAGCCCACGGTATCAACTGCTTTGTCAACCGGCAGTTGATCTACAATTTCCCAGAGGAGCTCTTCGCAGATGCTGGTGTACTTGCTATTGAGCATGCTGACTTTGAGGGAATAGAGCGTCTTGGTTTGGTTACAGGCGGTGAAATCGCTTCCACTTTTGACAACCCAGAGTCTGTTAAGCTTGGGCATTGCAAGCTCATCGAAGAGATTATGATTGGTGAAGACAAGTTGATCCATTTCTCTGGTGTTGAGATGGGCCAGGCGTGTTCAATTGTCCTAAGGGGTGCTAG TCACCATGTTTTAGACGAGGCTGAAAGATCACTCCATGATGCCTTGTGTGTACTCTCGCAAACAGTGAATGACAGCAGAGTGTTGCTCGGAGGTGGATGGCCAGAGATGGTGATGGCAAAGGAAGTAGACGAGCTTGCAAGGAAAACAGCTGGCAAAAAATCGCATGCCATTGAAGCTTTCTCACGGGCTCTAGTGGCTATACCGACAACAATCGCAGACAATGCTGGTTTAGACAGTGCAGAATTGGTGGCTCAGCTTCGTGCAGAGCACCACAACGAAGGGTGTAACGCTGGAATCGATGTCATATCTGGAGCT GTAGGGGATATGGAGGAGAGAGGAATCTATGAAGCATTTAAAGTGAAGCAGGCCGTTCTGCTTTCTGCGACAGAAGCAGCTGAGATGATACTTCGAGTGGATGAGATAATTACATGTGCTCCTAGGAGGAGAGAAGACAGGATGTGA